One segment of Streptomyces sp. NBC_00576 DNA contains the following:
- a CDS encoding potassium channel family protein — translation MKLPGHDAIARQADEHLVTHRVKLPRTVVERPIRQVGKRVAMALLVLVGTALIVFADHDGYSDNADGSVSLLDAFYYATVTLSTTGYGDIAPVSDAARFTNIFVITPLRVLFLIILVGTTLEVLTERTREEWRQNRWRAALREHTVVIGFGTKGRSAVQTVCVTGLKKEQVVVVDPSAKAVDAATAEGYAGVVGDATRSDVLLRAEVQKARQIIIATQRDDTAVLVTLTARQLNRTAKIVAAVREEENAPLLKQSGADAVITSASAAGRLLGLSVLSPAAGMVMEDLIQQGSGLDIVERPVIKAEVGKGPRETDDLVVSVVRGHRVLGYDDPSIGELQVADRLITIMRATPGAHVAPDIRPIRDN, via the coding sequence GTGAAACTGCCGGGCCATGACGCCATCGCCCGCCAGGCGGACGAGCATCTGGTGACCCATCGGGTGAAACTTCCCCGGACCGTGGTGGAACGGCCGATCCGCCAGGTCGGCAAACGCGTCGCCATGGCCCTGCTGGTGCTGGTGGGGACCGCACTCATCGTCTTCGCCGACCATGACGGCTACAGCGACAACGCCGACGGATCCGTCAGCCTCCTCGACGCCTTCTACTACGCGACCGTCACCCTCTCCACCACCGGATACGGCGACATCGCGCCCGTCAGCGACGCCGCCCGGTTCACCAACATCTTCGTCATCACACCGCTGCGCGTGCTCTTCCTGATCATCCTGGTCGGCACGACTCTCGAAGTCCTCACGGAACGCACACGCGAGGAGTGGCGCCAGAACCGCTGGAGGGCGGCCTTGCGAGAGCACACCGTTGTCATCGGGTTCGGGACCAAGGGACGGTCGGCCGTACAGACCGTCTGTGTCACCGGGCTGAAGAAGGAACAGGTCGTGGTCGTCGACCCCAGTGCCAAGGCCGTGGACGCGGCCACCGCCGAGGGGTATGCCGGAGTGGTCGGCGACGCCACACGCAGCGACGTACTGCTGCGGGCCGAAGTGCAGAAGGCGCGGCAGATCATCATCGCCACCCAGCGCGACGACACGGCCGTCCTCGTCACCCTGACGGCCCGGCAGCTCAACCGCACGGCGAAGATCGTGGCCGCCGTGCGCGAGGAGGAGAACGCGCCGCTGCTCAAACAGTCCGGCGCCGATGCCGTCATCACGAGTGCGAGCGCGGCCGGGAGGCTGCTCGGGCTGTCCGTGCTCAGTCCCGCCGCCGGCATGGTCATGGAGGACCTCATCCAGCAGGGCAGCGGGCTCGACATCGTCGAACGACCGGTCATAAAGGCCGAGGTGGGCAAGGGGCCCCGAGAGACGGACGACCTCGTCGTGAGTGTCGTACGCGGGCATCGCGTGCTGGGATACGACGATCCGTCCATCGGGGAGCTTCAGGTGGCCGACCGGCTCATCACGATCATGCGGGCGACGCCGGGCGCGCATGTGGCGCCCGACATCCGTCCGATCCGTGACAACTGA
- a CDS encoding bacterial proteasome activator family protein, giving the protein MEMPRNERSPENPQILVVGQDGMALGGGGDDDSREIPVTDMVEQPAKVMRIGSMIKQLLEEVRAAPLDEASRVRLKEIHASSVKELEDGLAPELVDELERLSLPFTDEAIPSDAELRIAQAQLVGWLEGLFHGIQTALFAQQMAARAQLEQMRRALPPGVGGHEGDDDPRTGGRTGGPYL; this is encoded by the coding sequence ATGGAGATGCCGAGGAACGAAAGGTCGCCGGAGAACCCCCAGATCCTGGTCGTTGGCCAGGACGGGATGGCTCTCGGTGGTGGCGGTGACGACGACTCCCGCGAGATCCCGGTGACGGACATGGTGGAGCAGCCCGCCAAGGTCATGAGGATCGGCAGCATGATCAAGCAGTTGCTGGAGGAGGTGCGCGCGGCCCCTCTCGACGAGGCGAGCCGGGTCCGGCTCAAGGAGATCCACGCCAGCTCGGTGAAGGAGCTGGAGGACGGTCTGGCGCCGGAGCTGGTCGACGAGCTGGAGCGTCTGTCCCTGCCGTTCACGGACGAGGCGATTCCCAGCGACGCCGAACTGCGGATCGCGCAGGCCCAGTTGGTGGGCTGGCTGGAGGGCCTCTTCCACGGGATCCAGACCGCCCTGTTCGCCCAGCAGATGGCCGCACGGGCCCAGCTGGAGCAGATGCGCCGCGCGCTGCCCCCGGGTGTCGGCGGCCACGAGGGCGATGACGACCCGCGGACAGGTGGACGTACGGGCGGGCCGTACCTCTAG
- a CDS encoding protein kinase domain-containing protein, with translation MMAQQRAQGPSDPEAAGGGMSDAPELWGNGGLVGDGRYRLTHRLGRGGMAEVFAAEDVRLGRTVAVKLLRADLAEDPISKARFTREAQSVAGLNHHSIVAVYDSGEDTLSNGGYTAGGAQSVPYIVMEIVEGRTIRDLLINAEAPGPEQALIIVSGVLEALAYSHQHGIVHRDIKPANVIITHGGAVKVMDFGIARALHGASTTMTQTGMVMGTPQYLSPEQALGKAVDHRSDLYATGCLLYELLALRPPFTGETPLSVVYQHVQDIPVPPSQVSDGAPPELDGLVMRSLAKEPDDRFQTAEEMRGLIQYGLQMLYDQGSHTGTWNTGPVDMHDGRNTPSGGFAGTAVMNHPGDHAGTTQIPQQILPAGYGGGDEGGFEGHGNRGGGGRGKLWILAFLAVIAVTAGVALALQGGNKPGGSPSTTESPATSQSATTKAPSASPTDEVSEEPSNTATDDGTGSGSGSSNWTPSSTPSYTPSVTPSSEPSPTPSDVETSAEPSVSASQPSEEATPSADPTGDGGGEEDSGGTEGGGTTP, from the coding sequence CTGATGGCACAGCAGCGCGCTCAGGGCCCGTCCGACCCCGAGGCGGCAGGCGGCGGTATGTCAGACGCGCCTGAGTTGTGGGGTAACGGCGGACTGGTCGGGGACGGCCGGTATCGGCTCACCCACAGACTTGGCCGGGGCGGTATGGCGGAGGTGTTCGCCGCCGAGGACGTGCGTCTGGGGCGGACCGTCGCGGTCAAACTGCTCCGCGCCGATCTCGCCGAGGACCCGATCTCCAAGGCCCGCTTCACACGCGAGGCCCAGTCCGTGGCCGGGCTCAACCACCACTCGATCGTCGCCGTGTACGACTCCGGCGAGGACACGCTGTCCAACGGCGGCTACACCGCGGGCGGCGCCCAGTCCGTCCCGTACATCGTGATGGAGATCGTCGAGGGGCGCACCATCCGCGACCTCCTCATCAACGCCGAGGCGCCGGGGCCCGAGCAGGCCCTGATCATCGTCTCCGGGGTGCTGGAAGCGCTTGCCTATTCGCATCAGCACGGCATCGTGCACCGCGACATCAAGCCCGCCAACGTGATCATCACGCACGGCGGCGCCGTCAAGGTCATGGACTTCGGCATCGCCCGCGCGCTGCACGGGGCGTCGACGACGATGACGCAGACCGGCATGGTCATGGGCACGCCCCAGTACCTCTCGCCGGAGCAGGCCCTCGGCAAGGCCGTCGACCACCGCTCCGACCTGTACGCCACCGGCTGTCTGCTGTACGAACTCCTCGCGCTGCGGCCCCCGTTCACCGGCGAGACCCCGCTGTCCGTGGTCTACCAGCATGTCCAGGACATTCCGGTGCCCCCGTCCCAGGTCTCGGACGGCGCGCCGCCGGAGCTCGACGGGCTCGTCATGCGTTCCCTCGCCAAGGAGCCGGACGACCGCTTCCAGACGGCCGAGGAGATGCGCGGGCTGATCCAGTACGGCCTGCAGATGCTGTACGACCAGGGCAGCCACACCGGCACCTGGAACACCGGGCCCGTCGACATGCACGACGGCCGGAACACCCCCTCGGGGGGCTTCGCGGGCACCGCGGTGATGAACCACCCGGGCGACCACGCCGGTACCACCCAGATTCCCCAGCAGATCCTGCCCGCCGGGTACGGCGGCGGGGACGAAGGCGGCTTCGAGGGACACGGCAACCGGGGCGGCGGCGGCCGGGGCAAGCTGTGGATACTGGCGTTCCTCGCCGTGATCGCCGTCACGGCGGGCGTCGCTCTCGCTCTTCAGGGCGGCAACAAACCGGGCGGCAGCCCCAGCACCACGGAGTCGCCGGCCACCTCGCAGTCCGCGACGACCAAGGCCCCCTCGGCGAGCCCGACCGACGAGGTCTCCGAGGAGCCGTCGAACACCGCCACGGACGACGGCACCGGCTCGGGTTCGGGGTCCTCGAATTGGACGCCCTCGTCCACACCGTCGTACACACCGTCCGTGACCCCGTCCAGCGAGCCGTCGCCCACCCCGTCGGACGTGGAGACGAGCGCGGAGCCCTCGGTGTCGGCGTCGCAGCCGTCGGAGGAGGCGACGCCGTCGGCGGACCCGACCGGCGACGGTGGTGGCGAGGAGGACAGCGGCGGTACGGAGGGCGGCGGGACCACCCCCTGA
- a CDS encoding protein kinase domain-containing protein, with protein sequence MSQDGAHGRYAGHALAGGRYQLRDLLGEGGMASVHLAYDSVLDRQVAIKTLHTELGREQAFRERFRREAQAVAKLTHTNIVSVFDTGEDDVAGTMTPYIVMEYVEGQPLGSVLDADVRQFGAMPADKALKITADVLAALEISHEMGLVHRDIKPGNVMTTKRGVVKVMDFGIARAMQSGVTSMTQTGMVVGTPQYLSPEQALGRAVDARSDLYSVGIMLFQLVTGRLPFNADSPLAIAYAHVQEQPVAPSSVNRALPPAVDALVARALKKNPNERFPSAVAMRDECLRVAASLHPAAPNIVPGAPTASGAGVASAVFPPVDQATPPAPGPVQTPYQPTPHPQNPYGPTPPPAYAPVHTPPQTPAPAYGYPQQASYQTPGPYAPQHTPPPASGGGRKSNTLVIVGSILVSLAAIGGLILALNLGGDDTDNGGGTGSGSTPSASVSQTTGTGSGTGYKGPDLSKKIDAEECSEARESYTDPDKIQLPDFRYKNLASVKLCFQAAGWRMKTTPYAENTYGKDQVMDQFPSAGEDVDPEDMPVIELKVSTGYPPS encoded by the coding sequence ATGAGCCAGGACGGCGCACACGGCCGGTATGCGGGGCACGCGCTCGCCGGCGGGCGCTACCAGCTGCGCGACCTCCTCGGCGAGGGCGGCATGGCCTCGGTGCACCTCGCGTACGACTCGGTCCTGGACCGGCAGGTCGCGATCAAGACGCTGCACACCGAACTGGGCCGTGAACAGGCGTTCCGTGAACGGTTCCGCCGCGAGGCCCAGGCCGTGGCCAAACTCACGCACACGAACATCGTCTCGGTCTTCGACACCGGCGAGGACGATGTGGCGGGAACCATGACCCCGTACATCGTCATGGAGTACGTCGAGGGCCAGCCGCTCGGCTCCGTGCTCGACGCGGACGTACGGCAGTTCGGGGCGATGCCCGCCGACAAGGCGCTGAAGATCACCGCGGACGTGCTGGCGGCGCTGGAGATCAGCCACGAGATGGGCCTGGTCCACCGCGACATCAAGCCGGGCAACGTGATGACGACCAAGCGCGGTGTCGTCAAGGTCATGGACTTCGGCATCGCCCGCGCCATGCAGTCGGGCGTCACGTCGATGACGCAGACCGGCATGGTCGTCGGCACCCCGCAGTACCTCTCCCCGGAGCAGGCACTGGGCCGGGCCGTGGACGCCCGCTCCGATCTCTACTCGGTCGGCATCATGCTGTTCCAGCTGGTCACCGGACGGCTGCCGTTCAACGCCGACTCACCGCTTGCGATCGCGTACGCGCACGTCCAGGAGCAGCCGGTCGCCCCCTCCTCGGTCAACCGCGCACTGCCCCCGGCGGTGGACGCGCTGGTCGCCCGCGCGCTGAAGAAGAACCCGAACGAGCGTTTCCCGAGCGCCGTCGCCATGCGCGACGAGTGCCTGCGCGTGGCCGCCTCCCTCCACCCGGCCGCCCCGAACATCGTCCCTGGCGCCCCCACGGCGAGCGGCGCGGGCGTCGCCTCCGCGGTGTTCCCGCCGGTCGACCAGGCGACCCCACCCGCACCGGGCCCCGTACAGACCCCGTACCAGCCGACCCCGCACCCTCAGAATCCCTACGGCCCCACTCCGCCCCCGGCGTACGCGCCTGTGCACACGCCCCCGCAGACACCGGCTCCGGCGTACGGCTATCCGCAGCAGGCCTCGTACCAGACGCCCGGCCCGTACGCCCCGCAGCACACGCCCCCGCCTGCCTCCGGAGGGGGGCGGAAGAGCAACACCCTGGTGATCGTGGGCTCGATCCTTGTCTCGCTCGCCGCCATCGGCGGGCTGATCCTCGCCCTGAACCTGGGCGGGGACGACACCGACAACGGCGGCGGGACCGGCAGCGGCAGCACCCCGAGCGCCTCGGTCTCGCAGACGACGGGAACGGGCTCGGGAACGGGCTACAAGGGGCCGGACCTGAGCAAGAAGATCGACGCGGAGGAGTGCTCGGAGGCGCGGGAGTCGTACACCGACCCGGACAAGATCCAGCTGCCCGACTTCCGCTACAAGAACCTGGCCTCGGTCAAGCTCTGTTTCCAGGCGGCCGGCTGGCGGATGAAGACCACGCCCTACGCCGAGAACACGTACGGCAAGGACCAGGTCATGGACCAGTTCCCCTCCGCGGGCGAGGACGTCGACCCGGAGGACATGCCGGTGATCGAGCTGAAGGTGTCGACGGGCTACCCGCCGTCCTGA
- a CDS encoding RNA-guided endonuclease InsQ/TnpB family protein, whose protein sequence is MSKYTLVKRQFGHRARLALSPAGVRAADDQAHAARTMWNLLHAWWRMMPKEERTLAHADAAIRQARQDIGFLAVLPAQAAQAVLKTYFQAWKNCWEGRADAPNFKGRIRTVMSVDIPQGRDLNITRVHRRWGMVNIPKVGRVRFRWTKDLPVGKGAGAENRITGARLVKDALGWHLAFRVQALEVKPEPHTGPDVGIDVGVTVSLALSDGETYEHGAWLTGKEKARLLHLEQRAARRKRHRRPGERTSRRLHRTYDQIAGLRAKAKRRALDWQHQATTAIAKQYGTVVVEALTITNMVKSARGTVEEPGKNVAQKSGLNRSISQEAWGRTVAMLAYKTAQHGGTLVKVPAPGTSRRCSACGSTTPGSRESQAVFVCKNPDCGWSGNADHNAARNVLHLYRTGLALIPAAGRAVVRRAQRVKPATAR, encoded by the coding sequence GTGAGTAAATACACCCTGGTCAAGCGGCAGTTCGGGCACCGTGCCCGGCTTGCGCTGTCTCCTGCCGGGGTTCGCGCAGCGGATGATCAGGCGCACGCGGCCCGCACGATGTGGAACCTGCTGCACGCGTGGTGGCGGATGATGCCGAAGGAAGAGCGGACTCTCGCACACGCGGACGCCGCGATCCGGCAAGCCCGCCAGGACATCGGCTTCCTTGCGGTCCTGCCCGCCCAAGCGGCGCAAGCGGTGCTCAAGACGTACTTCCAGGCGTGGAAGAACTGCTGGGAGGGCCGCGCAGACGCCCCGAACTTCAAGGGCCGCATCCGCACGGTGATGTCCGTGGACATTCCGCAGGGCCGGGACCTGAACATCACCCGCGTACACCGGCGCTGGGGCATGGTCAACATTCCCAAGGTGGGCCGGGTCCGCTTCCGCTGGACCAAAGACCTTCCGGTCGGCAAGGGTGCGGGCGCGGAGAACCGGATCACCGGGGCACGGCTGGTCAAGGACGCGCTCGGCTGGCACCTCGCCTTCCGTGTTCAGGCCCTGGAGGTCAAGCCCGAGCCCCACACCGGGCCGGATGTCGGCATCGACGTGGGCGTCACCGTGTCGCTCGCCCTTTCGGACGGCGAAACGTACGAGCACGGCGCATGGCTGACCGGCAAGGAGAAGGCCAGGCTCCTGCACTTGGAGCAGCGTGCCGCACGGCGTAAGCGGCATCGCAGGCCCGGCGAGCGCACCAGCCGCCGGCTGCACCGCACCTACGACCAGATCGCAGGCCTGCGCGCGAAAGCCAAGCGCCGGGCCCTGGACTGGCAGCACCAGGCGACCACCGCCATCGCCAAGCAGTACGGCACGGTCGTGGTCGAAGCACTCACCATCACGAACATGGTCAAGTCCGCCAGGGGCACCGTCGAGGAGCCGGGGAAGAACGTCGCCCAGAAGTCCGGGCTGAACCGCTCCATCAGCCAGGAGGCATGGGGTCGGACGGTCGCCATGCTGGCGTACAAGACTGCCCAGCACGGCGGCACCTTGGTCAAGGTCCCTGCCCCCGGCACCTCCCGACGCTGCTCGGCGTGCGGCTCCACCACGCCCGGCAGCCGGGAGTCCCAGGCCGTGTTCGTGTGCAAGAACCCGGACTGCGGCTGGTCGGGCAACGCCGACCACAACGCGGCCCGCAACGTCCTGCACCTGTACCGGACGGGCCTCGCGCTCATCCCGGCTGCCGGGAGGGCAGTCGTCAGGCGCGCGCAGCGCGTCAAGCCCGCTACCGCGAGGTAA
- a CDS encoding NAD(P)H-quinone oxidoreductase: protein MLAITIPEPGGPEALVWAEVPDPVPGEGEVLVEVVAGAVNRADILQRQGFYNPPPGASPYPGLECSGRIAEVGPGVSGWSVGDEVCALLAGGGYAQKVAVPAGQLLPVPEGIDLKRAAALPEVACTVWSNVFMISHLRSGETFLVHGGSSGIGTMAIQLAKALGARVAVTAGTKEKLDRCAELGADILVNYREQDFVEELKQATGGAGADVILDNMGAKYLDRNVRALAVNGRLAIIGMQGGVKAELNIGALLTKRAAISATSLRARPLAEKTAIVAAVREHVWPLLDAGHVRPVVDREFPMSDAAAAHRLVEESGHVGKVLLVVP, encoded by the coding sequence ATGCTTGCGATCACGATTCCCGAACCCGGAGGGCCCGAGGCGCTGGTGTGGGCCGAGGTCCCCGATCCCGTGCCCGGCGAGGGCGAGGTGCTGGTCGAGGTGGTGGCCGGCGCCGTCAACCGTGCCGACATCCTGCAACGCCAGGGCTTCTACAACCCGCCGCCCGGCGCCTCCCCGTACCCCGGACTGGAATGTTCCGGCCGGATCGCCGAGGTCGGGCCCGGAGTGTCCGGCTGGTCCGTCGGCGACGAGGTGTGCGCGCTGCTCGCGGGCGGCGGATACGCCCAGAAGGTGGCCGTGCCGGCCGGGCAGCTGCTGCCCGTGCCCGAAGGCATCGACCTGAAGCGGGCGGCGGCGCTGCCCGAGGTGGCCTGCACGGTCTGGTCGAACGTCTTCATGATCTCCCACCTCCGCTCCGGCGAGACCTTCCTCGTGCACGGCGGCTCCAGCGGCATCGGCACCATGGCCATCCAGCTCGCCAAGGCGCTCGGCGCCAGGGTCGCCGTGACGGCCGGGACGAAGGAGAAGCTCGACCGGTGCGCCGAGCTGGGCGCCGACATCCTCGTCAACTACCGCGAGCAGGACTTCGTCGAGGAGCTGAAGCAGGCCACCGGCGGCGCCGGTGCCGACGTAATCCTCGACAACATGGGCGCCAAGTACCTGGACCGCAACGTCCGCGCCCTCGCCGTCAACGGACGGCTCGCGATCATCGGTATGCAGGGCGGCGTCAAGGCCGAACTGAACATCGGCGCGCTCCTCACCAAGCGGGCCGCGATCAGCGCGACCTCGCTGCGCGCCCGTCCGCTCGCCGAGAAGACGGCGATCGTGGCCGCCGTGCGCGAACACGTCTGGCCGCTGCTCGACGCCGGTCATGTCCGGCCGGTCGTCGACCGCGAGTTCCCGATGAGCGACGCGGCGGCGGCCCACCGGCTGGTGGAGGAGAGCGGGCACGTGGGGAAGGTGCTGCTGGTCGTCCCGTAG
- a CDS encoding phosphotransferase yields MPRSSVPPLVSHAPPLGALLRQYSAGSALTCAPVDQGLLNRGYRLATTRGDYFLKHHFDPETADPAAIARQHRATQRLADLGVPVAPPLPGRDGRTVAVVGGHAYALHPWIDGRHRHGGQLSGVQCGRLGALLGVVHASLEQVMPTRGRTPGEPGGDGREAAGPGRAAPQGATAGLAQTPEQGGAGVVAQRREAGRGGEAGRPGGVAHHRDAARRSGSTDRSRTVTPAEASATTPAPGTFAEPPRSADPHRPGRPHDPAEQRQPAGPDSTAEPLPAPSADPADTFALIDDLLAHVRRHHPTDAFDELARHRLLERRALLEQHADRRPPPGGSVGWVHGDFHPFNVLYKGDAPAAIVDWDRLGVRPRAEEAVRAAAIFFVRPAGTLDLPKARAYARAYRRTAGAAPSELAAAVHRVWWERLNDFWMLRWHYERGDTRADSQFPAASALAVWWTREYDAVCEAFVD; encoded by the coding sequence GTGCCGCGCTCATCTGTACCACCCCTTGTGTCCCACGCGCCCCCTCTGGGCGCGCTCCTCCGCCAGTACTCCGCCGGGTCCGCGCTGACCTGCGCCCCCGTCGACCAAGGGCTGCTGAACCGCGGCTACCGGCTCGCCACCACCCGCGGCGACTACTTCCTGAAGCACCACTTCGACCCCGAGACCGCCGACCCCGCCGCGATCGCCCGTCAGCACCGGGCGACCCAGCGCCTCGCGGATCTCGGCGTCCCGGTGGCCCCGCCACTGCCCGGCCGCGACGGACGTACGGTCGCCGTCGTCGGCGGCCACGCCTACGCCCTGCACCCCTGGATCGACGGCCGCCACCGCCACGGCGGCCAGCTCAGCGGCGTCCAGTGCGGCCGGCTGGGCGCGTTGCTGGGCGTCGTCCACGCGAGCCTGGAACAGGTGATGCCGACGCGGGGCCGAACACCGGGCGAGCCGGGCGGAGACGGGCGCGAGGCCGCCGGACCGGGCCGGGCCGCCCCGCAGGGGGCGACCGCCGGTCTGGCGCAGACCCCCGAACAAGGCGGCGCAGGCGTGGTCGCCCAGCGGCGAGAGGCCGGACGAGGGGGAGAGGCCGGCCGACCGGGCGGAGTCGCCCACCACCGGGACGCCGCCCGGCGGAGCGGGTCCACCGACCGGAGCCGGACTGTCACCCCTGCCGAAGCCTCCGCGACGACCCCCGCCCCCGGCACCTTCGCCGAACCCCCGCGCTCAGCCGACCCTCACCGTCCCGGCCGCCCCCACGACCCCGCCGAACAGCGACAGCCTGCCGGTCCCGACAGCACCGCCGAGCCCCTGCCCGCCCCCTCGGCCGACCCCGCCGACACCTTCGCCCTCATCGACGACCTCCTGGCCCACGTCCGCCGCCACCACCCCACCGACGCCTTCGACGAGCTGGCCCGCCACCGGCTCCTGGAACGACGGGCGCTGCTGGAGCAGCACGCGGACCGGCGGCCCCCGCCGGGCGGCTCGGTGGGCTGGGTGCACGGGGACTTCCACCCGTTCAACGTGCTCTACAAAGGGGACGCACCGGCCGCGATCGTCGACTGGGACCGGCTCGGTGTACGGCCCCGCGCGGAGGAGGCCGTACGTGCCGCCGCGATCTTCTTCGTACGGCCCGCCGGCACGCTCGACCTGCCCAAGGCACGGGCATACGCGCGCGCGTACCGGCGCACGGCGGGGGCCGCGCCCTCCGAGCTGGCCGCCGCCGTGCACCGGGTGTGGTGGGAGCGCCTCAACGACTTCTGGATGCTGCGCTGGCACTACGAGCGGGGAGACACCCGAGCCGACTCCCAGTTCCCTGCCGCCTCGGCGCTCGCGGTGTGGTGGACACGGGAGTACGACGCGGTGTGCGAGGCGTTCGTGGACTGA
- a CDS encoding molybdopterin molybdotransferase MoeA: MTARSDLDDLGAEEALALVNEGNNGGKQSEGPTPGGAGVPAPTGEGVYDVEADQPGRSTSGDLTPTPAPATARPRATPWPQARAIAERAARQVPRTASAPVSVPLDAALGLVLAAPLAALTDLPSFDTSAMDGWAVAGPGPWDVREAGVLAGHAQPEPLTDGEAVRIATGARIPHDTTAVLRSEHGRTDDKGRLHATLPHSRLRSSGGTPTMSHGQDIRPRGQECRSGDQLLPTGTFVTPAVLGLAAAAGYDTLAAIPRPRVEVLVLGDELLTEGLPHDGLIRDALGPMLPPWLRSLGADVIAVRRLGDDAEALYEALRNSPAEIVVTTGGTAAGPVDHVHPTLRRLGAELLVNGVQVRPGHPMLLARLKENQHLVGLPGNPLAAVSGLLTLAEPLLRTLAGRAAPEPYTLPLKDEVHGHPHDTRLVPVVLRGDRAVPLHYNGPAMLRGIAAAEALAVVPPGGARAGQELELLDLPWSAAAEVGVCFT; encoded by the coding sequence ATGACCGCCCGCAGCGACCTGGACGACCTCGGCGCCGAGGAGGCGCTCGCCCTCGTGAACGAAGGCAACAACGGCGGTAAGCAGAGCGAGGGGCCGACCCCCGGGGGCGCCGGAGTACCGGCCCCCACAGGGGAGGGCGTCTACGACGTGGAGGCCGACCAGCCGGGCCGCAGCACCAGCGGAGACCTCACACCCACCCCGGCTCCCGCCACCGCACGCCCCCGGGCCACCCCCTGGCCCCAGGCCCGCGCCATCGCCGAGCGCGCCGCCCGCCAGGTTCCCCGTACCGCCTCGGCGCCCGTTTCCGTCCCCCTCGACGCCGCCCTCGGCCTGGTCCTCGCCGCCCCTCTCGCGGCCCTCACAGACCTCCCCTCCTTCGACACGTCCGCGATGGACGGCTGGGCGGTGGCGGGCCCCGGCCCCTGGGATGTGCGTGAGGCCGGTGTGCTCGCCGGGCACGCGCAGCCCGAGCCGCTCACCGACGGCGAAGCGGTACGGATCGCGACGGGCGCCCGCATCCCGCACGACACGACCGCCGTACTGCGCAGCGAGCACGGCCGCACCGACGACAAGGGCCGGCTGCACGCAACCCTCCCCCACTCTCGGCTTCGCTCGAGCGGGGGGACCCCCACGATGAGCCACGGCCAGGACATTCGTCCGCGCGGCCAGGAGTGCCGCTCCGGCGACCAGCTGCTGCCCACCGGCACCTTCGTGACCCCAGCGGTGCTCGGACTCGCGGCGGCCGCCGGGTACGACACCCTCGCCGCGATCCCTCGCCCCCGGGTCGAAGTCCTCGTCCTGGGCGACGAGTTGCTCACCGAGGGGCTGCCGCACGACGGTCTGATCCGGGACGCGCTCGGCCCGATGCTGCCGCCCTGGCTGCGCTCGCTCGGCGCCGACGTCATCGCCGTACGCAGGCTCGGGGACGACGCCGAGGCGCTCTACGAGGCACTGAGGAACTCCCCCGCCGAGATCGTCGTGACCACCGGAGGCACCGCCGCCGGACCTGTCGACCACGTCCACCCCACCCTGCGCCGCCTCGGCGCCGAGCTGCTCGTGAACGGCGTCCAGGTGCGCCCCGGGCATCCCATGCTGCTGGCCCGGTTGAAGGAGAACCAGCACCTCGTCGGGCTGCCCGGCAACCCGCTGGCCGCCGTCTCCGGGCTGCTCACCCTCGCCGAGCCCCTGCTGCGGACCCTCGCGGGACGGGCGGCGCCGGAGCCGTACACGCTGCCGCTCAAGGACGAGGTGCACGGGCATCCGCACGACACCCGGCTCGTTCCCGTCGTCCTACGCGGCGACCGTGCCGTGCCGCTGCACTACAACGGGCCGGCCATGCTGCGCGGTATCGCGGCGGCCGAGGCCCTCGCGGTTGTACCGCCCGGCGGTGCACGCGCCGGTCAGGAACTGGAACTGCTCGACCTGCCCTGGTCGGCAGCCGCCGAAGTCGGGGTGTGTTTCACGTGA